A single genomic interval of Daucus carota subsp. sativus chromosome 1, DH1 v3.0, whole genome shotgun sequence harbors:
- the LOC108205285 gene encoding oxygen-evolving enhancer protein 3-2, chloroplastic-like gives MAQAMASMTGLHGSSQAVLEGTMQISGSNRLSTSSNKRIVMARPAGLVVRAQQVSSENPETSRRAMLGLVAAGLASASLAKDALAAATSIKVGPPPAPSGGLPGTLNSDEARDLDLPLKDRFFLQPLTPVEAAARAKESAKEIINVKEFIDKKAWPYVQMDLRLRASYLRFDLNTVIASKSKDEKKSLQALTGKLYNVIDDLDYAAKTKSSTKAEKSYAETVSKLNDVLAKLG, from the exons ATGGCTCAAGCAATGGCTTCAATGACTGGTCTGCATGGTTCTTCTCAGGCTGTTTTGGAAGGTACCATGCAGATCAGTGGCTCAAACCGCTTGAGCACCAGCAGCAACAAAAGAATTGTCATGGCTCGACCTGCAGGGCTCGTTGTTCGTGCCCAACAGGTTTCGTCTGAGAACCCTGAGACAAGCCGCCGCGCCATGCTTGGTCTTGTTGCTGCTGGTTTGGCCTCTGCCTCTCTTGCAAAAGACGCGCTTGCAGCAGCTACTTCAATCAAGGTTGGACCCCCTCCAGCACCCTCTGGCGGATTGC CTGGAactctaaactctgatgaggCCAGGGACCTGGACTTACCACTAAAAGATCGTTTCTTCCTGCAACCACTGACACCGGTTGAGGCAGCAGCGAGAGCAAAGGAATCAGCAAAGGAGATTATTAATGTGAAGGAGTTTATTGACAAGAAGGCATGGCCATATGTCCAAATGGATCTCCGTCTCAGGGCATCATATCTTCGTTTTGACCTCAACACTGTGATTGCATCAAAGTCAAAAGACGAAAAGAAGTCACTCCAGGCTCTCACCGGAAAGCTTTACAATGTCATCGACGAT TTGGACTATGCAGCAAAAACCAAGAGCTCTACTAAAGCAGAAAAGTCCTATGCTGAAACTGTATCTAAGCTGAATGATGTTCTTGCTAAGCTTGGTTAG
- the LOC108203763 gene encoding transcription factor bHLH115 has translation MVSPENNPNWMFDCGLLDDVPVPGGHLPSLEPRFQWPTNAFPDSTVLSAEFVESFGNSDGIKEHGSRKRVKSGSCSASDSKACREKMRRDRLNDRFQELSSILEPGRPPKMDKCVILSDAVRMVNQLRDEAKKLKESHEELQDKINELKAEKNELRDEKQKLKAEKEKLEQQVKGLHPQPGYMPPPVPSPFPGPGQFFGGKMVPFMGYPGVPMWQFTPPAAVDTTQDHVLHSPVA, from the exons ATGGTGTCGCCGGAGAATAACCCCAATTGGATGTTTGATTGTGGATTGCTCGACGATGTTCCTGTTCCTGGTGGTCATCTTCCTTCTCTTGAACCTAGGTTTCAATGGCCCACCAATGCGTTTCCTGATTCTACTGTCTTGAG TGCAGAATTTGTTGAATCATTTGGAAACTCGGATGGAATTAAGGAGCATGGCTCCAGGAAGAG GGTGAAGTCAGGATCATGCAGTGCATCAGACTCCAAAGCATGCAGAGAGAAAATGAGGAGAGACAGATTAAATGATAG GTTCCAAGAGTTGAGTTCTATTTTGGAGCCTGGAAGGCCGCCCAAAATGGACAAGTGTGTTATATTGAGTGATGCCGTCCGAATGGTTAATCAGTTGAGGGACGAAGCTAAGAAACTGAAGGAGTCACATGAAGAGTTGCAGGATAAGATAAATGAACTGAAG GCTGAGAAGAATGAACTTAGAGACGAGAAGCAGAAATTGAAGGCAGAGAAAGAGAAACTGGAACAGCAAGTTAAAGGCTTGCACCCTCAGCCAGGCTACATGCCGCCTCCAGTTCCTTCTCCATTTCCAGGCCCTGGTCAATTTTTTGGAGGCAAGATGGTGCCGTTTATGGGTTATCCTGGAGTTCCCATGTGGCAATTCACACCTCCTGCAGCAGTTGACACAACACAGGATCATGTACTGCATTCCCCAGTTGCCTAA
- the LOC108194441 gene encoding cysteine-rich receptor-like protein kinase 44: MIIVISSRTSLFILCSIVICSVSVLGSEYFYHTCNNNANFTRNSLFKTNLDTAQAILMSDANTSNSGFYSASVGNGSDRVNALVYCRDDVKPDICRSCIKDSINKSREACPSTKEADVWYTECVLRYSNASISNNLDTLPLVYLPNPGNASDMDQFNKVLRDLLDELKGQASQETFASGNESGPGFSTIYGLMQCSPDLSSVPCSNCLDGLMTSIYSCCGGKVGARIYNPSCQLRYETYLFYNETIVEAPPPQLPPTPLPVPPSAAGKDDNRTRTIIIVIVVVIVSLVTLLLILMCIFKRKQKKRTATARLLNDDVEDISSSESLQYEFVTIEVATSYFSDSNKLGQGGFGAVYKGTLQNGQEIAVKRLSRGSNQGQQEFVNEVILVAKLQHRNLVRLLGFCFEGTEKLLIYEFVPNASLDHFIFDSVKRSYLDWERRYKIIGGTARGILYLHEDSRLRIIHRDLKASNVLLDAEMNPKIADFGMARLFNLDETQGVTSRIVGTYGYMAPEYAMYGQFSVKSDVFSFGVLVLEILSGQKNHSFRNGENVEDLASFAWKNWREGTPSNVIDPILRNSSGSIHEMIRCIHIALLCVQENVANRPTMASVVLMLNSFSHTLAVPSEPAFFMRSGIGEEVWSGTDNTNSRVSDKSVNRVNSVKYSINEASLTDPYPR; the protein is encoded by the exons ATGATTATTGTAATCTCTTCGCGAACATCTTTATTCATTTTATGTAGTATAGTCATATGCAGTGTTTCTGTCCTCGGCTCGGAGTATTTTTACCATACCTGTAACAACAAtgctaattttaccagaaacaGCCTTTTTAAGACAAATCTCGACACCGCTCAAGCCATCCTCATGTCGGATGCAAACACTAGCAACTCCGGTTTTTATTCTGCCTCGGTGGGCAATGGCTCGGACAGAGTTAATGCTCTTGTTTATTGTAGAGATGATGTGAAACCTGATATCTGCAGAAGCTGTATCAAGGACTCGATAAACAAATCAAGAGAGGCGTGTCCTTCCACTAAGGAGGCGGATGTGTGGTACACTGAGTGCGTGCTCAGGTACTCAAATGCTTCGATTTCTAACAACTTAGATACTTTGCCACTTGTTTATTTACCGAATCCGGGCAATGCTAGTGACATGGATCAATTTAATAAGGTTCTTAGAGACTTGTTGGACGAGTTGAAGGGACAAGCTTCACAAGAAACGTTTGCTTCAGGGAATGAAAGTGGTCCGGGCTTCTCGACTATCTACGGGCTGATGCAGTGCAGCCCTGATTTATCTTCAGTACCGTGCAGTAATTGTCTGGATGGGCTTATGACAAGTATATATTCATGTTGCGGTGGAAAAGTAGGAGCACGTATATATAACCCAAGCTGTCAGCTTAGATATGAAACTTATCTTTTTTATAACGAAACAATTGTTGAAGCACCACCTCCTCAGCTGCCTCCAACACCATTGCCAGTGCCTCCATCTG CTGCGGGTAAAGATGATAATAGAACACGGACAataattattgttattgttgttgTAATTGTTAGTTTAGTTACATTGCTGCTCATTCTTATGTGCATATTCAAGAGAAAGCAAAAGAAGAGGACTGCAACCGCGAGATTGCTCA ACGACGATGTGGAAGATATAAGTAGTTCTGAATCGTTGCAATATGAATTTGTTACAATTGAAGTTGCCACAAGTTACTTCTCAGATAGCAATAAACTAGGACAAGGTGGTTTTGGAGCTGTCTACAAG GGCACACTTCAAAATGGTCAAGAAATAGCTGTGAAAAGGCTTTCCAGAGGTTCAAATCAAGGTCAACAAGAATTTGTTAACGAGGTCATATTAGTGGCAAAATTGCAGCACAGAAATTTGGTTAGACTCCTTGGTTTCTGCTTTGAAGGAACTGAAAAGCTTCTCATCTACGAGTTTGTGCCAAATGCAAGTCTTGACCACTTCATATTCG ATTCAGTGAAGCGTTCATATTTGGACTGGGAAAGACGCTACAAGATCATAGGTGGCACTGCAAGGGGAATTCTTTACCTTCATGAAGATTCTAGACTACGGATCATTCATCGTGACTTGAAAGCTAGCAATGTTTTGCTAGATGCAGAGATGAATCCTAAAATTGCAGACTTTGGAATGGCTAGGCTATTCAATTTGGATGAAACTCAAGGAGTTACTAGTAGAATTGTGGGAACCTA TGGCTATATGGCGCCTGAATATGCAATGTACGGCCAATTCTCAGTTAAGTCTGATGTGTTCAGCTTCGGTGTATTGGTTCTGGAAATACTAAGTGGTCAGAAGAACCATAGTTTCCGAAATGGGGAGAATGTGGAGGACCTAGCAAGCTTT GCTTGGAAGAATTGGCGAGAAGGGACTCCATCCAATGTCATAGATCCAATATTGAGAAACAGTTCAGGATCAATACACGAAATGATAAGGTGTATTCACATTGCACTGCTATGCGTACAAGAAAATGTAGCGAACAGACCTACCATGGCATCGGTGGTGCTTATGCTGAATAGCTTCTCTCACACTCTTGCTGTACCTTCAGAGCCTGCTTTCTTTATGCGGAGTGGAATTGGTGAAGAAGTGTGGTCGGGTACTGATAATACAAATTCCAGGGTGAGCGACAAATCCGTCAACAGAGTAAATTCTGTTAAGTACTCTATCAATGAGGCTTCATTAACTGATCCATATCCTAGATAA
- the LOC108205245 gene encoding uncharacterized protein LOC108205245 gives MAKKKATMTLKDFHGGSIPSDLPLPSAPGVTVKPSDRVGFDRPNVWGRNDPRLRPGSAGSIRTFDDKTPFSPHVMHVGRNFDEDERTPLDGVSRRVVSEESVGVDLRGSERLVVSPSLSPSPSVGSYAARFTEGVGSGSRTGFRNVGGSGIRGEGMNPWGVRKDEGGRDQVPVLWSAPDAATKLAHASALEKVASGRWRSNQLNDDRVDIEVINHLEPRIESRFTGYGVQEMRESREAVMVRHVEQSLVVDDGICAGGQPIPVHERVVPPIYSEVEERNHRIYDNGYQPSRDGGKFVRSELQQMLPPEPSSERPKLNLLPRSMPIDTAEPTPADYKQTYRKPGDPHGSETREDINTLKLESESASRVRDRPKLNLKPRLQPLDQLEGSAEGKRNTLFGDARPRELVLKERGVDSVAVDQVHLSNRIEQDVPKGEMLPVRYNGKPGNLPLDHRLVKSVDRDNQRDAEKSDVQRKNWRNENRKSSRDLEKQQPDRPLSPETWRKPVEQPTSPVGLRYGKAASAVELAQAFSKSVSDPKTADRLARGQIPFSRLTGPQSRQLRPHSNGY, from the exons ATGGCGAAGAAGAAAGCAACAATGACTCTCAAAGACTTTCACGGCGGTTCCATCCCCTCTGATCTCCCCCTTCCTTCTGCTCCTGGCGt AACTGTGAAACCTTCGGATCGGGTTGGTTTCGATAGACCGAATGTGTGGGGAAGAAATGATCCTAGGTTAAGGCCCGGGTCTGCTGGTTCGATCAGGACTTTTGATGATAAAACACCTTTTAGTCCTCATGTTATGCACGTCGGGCGGAATTTCGATGAGGATGAGCGGACTCCGTTGGACGGTGTTTCGCGGAGGGTGGTTAGTGAGGAGAGTGTTGGTGTGGATTTAAGGGGGAGTGAGAGGTTGGTTGTGAGTCCGAGTCTGAGTCCGAGTCCGAGTGTGGGGTCTTATGCTGCTAGGTTTACGGAAGGAGTGGGTAGTGGGAGTAGGACGGGGTTTAGGAATGTGGGTGGGAGTGGGATTAGAGGGGAGGGGATGAATCCGTGGGGGGTGAGGAAGGATGAGGGGGGCCGTGATCAGGTTCCAGTTTTGTGGTCGGCGCCGGATGCGGCTACTAAGTTGGCGCATGCGAGTGCACTTGAGAAGGTGGCGTCAGGAAGGTGGCGGTCTAATCAATTGAATGATGATCGGGTTGATATTGAGGTTATTAATCATTTGGAACCACGGATTGAATCCCGTTTTACGGGGTATGGAGTTCAGGAGATGAGAGAGTCGCGCGAAGCTGTTATGGTGAGGCATGTTGAGCAGAGTTTGGTTGTTGATGATGGGATTTGTGCTGGTGGCCAGCCGATACCAGTCCATGAGAGGGTTGTGCCACCTATCTACTCAGAAGTGGAGGAGAGGAACCATCGGATTTATGATAATGGGTATCAACCCTCTCGTGATGGTGGAAAATTTGTTAGGTCAGAATTGCAACAAATGTTACCTCCAGAACCATCATCTGAAAGACCTAAGTTGAATCTGCTTCCAAGGTCCATGCCAATAGATACTGCGGAGCCTACTCCAGCTGATTATAAACAG ACATATAGAAAGCCTGGGGACCCACATGGCAGTGAAACGCGCGAAGATATAAATACCTTAAAGTTAGAGTCTGAAAGTGCCAGTCGGGTGCGAGATCGTCCAAAGCTAAACTTAAAACCCCGCTTGCAACCTCTGGATCAATTGGAAGGAAGTGCTGAAGGAAAAAG AAACACATTATTTGGTGATGCCCGTCCAAGGGAATTG GTTCTAAAGGAGCGAGGTGTTGATAGTGTTGCTGTCGACCAGGTTCATCTTTCTAATAG GATAGAGCAAGATGTACCAAAAGGTGAAATGTTGCCTGTGCGTTACAATGGAAAACCCGGAAATCTCCCTCTTGATCATAGGCTAGTAAAGAGTGTGGATAGAGATAACCAGCGGGATGCTGAGAAGTCGGATGTTCAAAGGAAGAACTGGCGCAATGAGAATCGAAAAAGCAGCAGGGACCTTGAGAAGCAGCAGCCGGATAGGCCATTATCACCAGAAACTTGGCGAAAGCCTGTCGAGCAGCCAACATCACCTGTTGGACTACGGTATGGGAAAGCAGCTTCTGCAGTGGAACTTGCTCAAGCCTTCTCCAAATCAGTCTCTGATCCAAAGACAGCTGATCGGTTAGCCCGTGGCCAAATTCCTTTTTCTCGACTAACAGGTCCTCAGTCAAGGCAGTTAAGGCCTCATTCAAATGGTTACTAG
- the LOC108203756 gene encoding cysteine-rich receptor-like protein kinase 44 gives MILVNLRETSLLILCSILICNFSVVRSDKYNHACGRDNSVNYTSNSLYKRNLDTAQANLISAADTNSSGFYTTSVGNGLDQVNALVYCRDDVQPDICRSCVKDSMNELRELCPSTKEADIWYDECVLRYSNASIFNNVETWPTVLISVQRNASDMDQFNKNLRELLDKLKGEATQQKFATGSASGPDFTTIYGLMQCSPDLSSTQCTRCLDGLMGNIQLCCSGKIGGRIINPSCLLRFTTNDLFYNETVADAPPPQPQPPPTSQSAPVPAADKDDNNTRTIIIVVVVIVGIVVMLLVLVCIFKRKQKKRPATETLLNDNVEDIGSAESLQYDFGTIEVATNYFSESNKLGQGGFGAVYKGTLQNGEEIAVKRLSRGSNQGQQEFINEVLLVAKLQHRNLVRLLGFCFEGTEELLIYEFVPNASLDHFIFDSVKRSCLDWEIRYKIIGGIARGILYLHEDSRLRIIHRDLKASNVLLDAEMNPKIADFGMARLFNLDETQGITNRIVGTYGYMAPEYAMYGQFSVKSDVFSFGVLVLEILSGQKNHSFQNGENVEDLASFAWKNWREGTPANVIDPILRNSSGSIHEMIRCIHIALLCVQENVADRPTMASVVLMLNSFSHTLAVPSEPAFFMPSRIGQEVSSATDNTNSRGSNRSVNSKVNSVKYSINEASITDPYPR, from the exons atGATCCTAGTAAATCTTCGGGAAACGTCTCTGCTCATTTTATGTAGTATATTGATATGCAATTTTTCCGTTGTCAGGTCCGACAAATATAACCATGCCTGTGGCCGTGACAATAGTGTCAATTACACCAGTAACAGCCTTTACAAGAGAAACCTTGACACTGCTCAAGCCAACCTCATCTCTGCCGCGGACACCAACAGCTCTGGTTTTTATACTACCTCTGTGGGCAATGGCTTGGACCAAGTTAATGCTCTTGTTTATTGTAGAGATGATGTGCAACCTGATATCTGCAGAAGCTGTGTCAAGGACTCGATGAACGAGTTAAGAGAATTATGTCCGTCCACTAAGGAGGCGGATATATGGTACGATGAGTGTGTGCTAAGATACTCCAATGCTTCAATTTTTAACAATGTTGAGACTTGGCCAACTGTATTGATCTCGGTTCAGAGAAATGCAAGTGATATGGATCAGTTTAATAAGAACCTTAGAGAATTGTTGGATAAGTTGAAGGGAGAAGCTACTCAACAAAAGTTTGCTACAGGGAGTGCAAGTGGTCCAGATTTTACGACTATCTATGGGCTAATGCAGTGCAGTCCTGATCTATCTTCAACTCAGTGCACTCGATGTCTTGATGGGCTTATGGGAAATATTCAGTTATGCTGTAGTGGAAAAATAGGAGGGCGTATAATTAACCCGAGCTGTCTGCTTAGATTTACAACTAATGATCTTTTTTATAACGAGACAGTTGCTGATGCACCTCCTCCACAGCCACAACCGCCTCCAACATCACAATCAGCGCCTGTTCCAG CTGCTGATAAAGATGATAATAACACACGGACAATAATTATTGTCGTTGTGGTCATAGTTGGCATTGTTGTTATGCTGCTTGTTCTGGTTTGCATCTttaaaagaaagcaaaagaagagACCTGCTACTGAGACACTGCTGA ATGACAATGTGGAAGATATAGGTAGTGCTGAATCCTTGCAATACGACTTTGGTACAATTGAAGTTGCTACAAATTACTTCTCAGAGAGCAATAAACTAGGACAAGGTGGTTTTGGAGCTGTCTATAAG GGCACACTTCAAAATGGTGAAGAAATAGCTGTGAAAAGGCTTTCTAGAGGTTCAAATCAAGGTCAACAAGAATTCATTAACGAGGTCTTATTAGTGGCAAAATTACAGCACAGGAATTTAGTTAGACTCCTTGGCTTCTGCTTTGAAGGAACTGAAGAGCTTCTCATCTACGAGTTTGTGCCAAATGCAAGTCTCGACCACTTCATATTTG ATTCAGTGAAGCGTTCATGTTTGGATTGGGAAATACGCTACAAGATCATAGGTGGAATTGCCAGGGGAATTCTTTACCTTCATGAAGATTCTAGACTACGGATCATTCATCGTGATTTGAAAGCTAGCAATGTTTTGCTAGATGCAGAGATGAATCCTAAAATTGCAGACTTTGGCATGGCAAGGCTATTTAACTTGGATGAAACTCAAGGAATTACTAATAGAATTGTGGGAACCTA TGGCTATATGGCACCCGAATATGCAATGTACGGCCAGTTTTCAGTTAAGTCTGATGTGTTCAGCTTTGGTGTATTGGTTCTGGAAATACTAAGTGGTCAGAAGAACCATAGTTTTCAAAATGGGGAGAATGTGGAGGACCTAGCGAGCTTT GCTTGGAAGAATTGGAGAGAAGGGACTCCAGCAAATGTCATAGATCCAATATTGAGAAACAGTTCAGGATCAATCCACGAAATGATAAGATGTATTCACATAGCACTACTATGCGTACAAGAAAATGTGGCGGACAgacctacaatggcatcagtgGTGCTTATGCTGAATAGCTTCTCTCACACTCTTGCTGTACCTTCAGAGCCTGCTTTCTTTATGCCGAGTAGAATTGGTCAAGAAGTGTCTTCGGCTACAGATAATACAAATTCCAGGGGGAGCAACAGATCAGTCAACAGTAAAGTAAATTCTGTTAAGTACTCTATCAATGAGGCTTCAATAACTGATCCATATCCCAGATAA
- the LOC108211654 gene encoding thioredoxin-like protein CXXS1, giving the protein MEGQDQESRSKVIQVDSKETWDSYLSQAATQGSPIVAHFTAAWCMVSVLMNTYLEEYAATYPDILFLRVDVDDVKVVAKKYEIKAMPTFLMIKGGGEAVEKKMVGANPEEIKKGIEALL; this is encoded by the exons atgGAAGGACAGGATCAAGAAAGCAGATCTAAAGTCATTCAAGTCGACTCCAAAGAGACCTGGGATTCCTATTTGTCTCAGGCTGCTACACAAGGCTCCCCT ATTGTGGCGCACTTTACAGCTGCATGGTGCATGGTCTCAGTGCTGATGAACACATATCTTGAAGAATATGCTGCAACTTACCCAGATATATTGTTCCTTAGAGTCGATGTGGATGATGTCAAG GTGGTAGCAAAGAAGTACGAGATAAAGGCGATGCCGacttttttgatgataaaaggAGGAGGTGAAGCGGTAGAAAAGAAGATGGTGGGTGCGAATCCGGAGGAGATCAAGAAAGGGATAGAAGCTCTTCTTTAG
- the LOC108203758 gene encoding sulfite exporter TauE/SafE family protein 5 — MSPQKKPPLSLHWMTFILILIFIFNNISQARQPQFSAENPPSDQFFDANFRWILGLQQFQTTQIKFTISSVVSGLLCFVAASISSAGGIGGGGLFIPILSIVAGFDLKTASSLSAFMVTGGSMANVLYNTLLRSSNVDANKGLIDYDIALLSEPCMLLGVSIGVILNRVIPEWLITILFDVFLAWCSFKTCSAGVIFWNLESEDTRRKECDGVSTNCDENQGNVECVLEPLLEKEEKGGIAAIPLVKVGILIMVWFSFFLVNLLRGDRYRQSVIGIKPCGVNYWIISSTQIPIAIIFTIWILFRREGCNQNQNANLQEMDVKTTCESTHKLTFPVIATLAGVLGGTYGIGGGMLISPFLLQIGISPQVTAATCSFMVFFSSIMSAVQYLMLGMEHAYSALIYAIICFVASLVGLMVVQKVIRKHGRASLIVFSVGIVMILSTVLMTSFGAINVWKDYKSGRYMGFKPPC; from the exons ATGAGTCCCCAGAAGAAACCTCCCCTTTCCCTTCATTGGATGACCTTCATTCTCATCTTGATCTTCATTTTCAACAATATTTCTCAAGCTAGACAACCACAATTTTCTGCAGAAAATCCCCCCTCTGATCAATTTTTCGATGCGAATTTCAGATGGATTCTCGGTCTGCAGCAATTTCAAACTACCCAAATAAAGTTTACAATTTCTTCAGTAGTATCAGGACTTTTGTGCTTTGTAGCAGCCTCAATATCTAGTGCTGGTGGAATTGGTGGAGGAGGACTATTCATACCAATACTAAGTATAGTGGCTGGTTTCGACCTCAAAACTGCCTCGAGTTTATCAGCTTTTATGGTCACAGGAGGCTCAATGGCTAATGTTCTGTACAACACTTTGCTTAGAAGCTCAAATGTTGATGCAAACAAGGGATTGATTGACTATGATATCGCTCTTTTGTCAGAGCCCTGCATGttattaggggtgagcattgGAGTTATTTTGAACCGTGTGATCCCGGAGTGGCTTATTACAATTCTGTTTGATGTTTTTCTTGCTTGGTGTAGCTTTAAGACATGTAGTGCAGGGGTGATCTTCTGGAATTTGGAATCAGAAGATACAAGGAGAAAAGAGTGTGATGGTGTGAGTACTAATTGTGATGAGAATCAAGGGAATGTTGAGTGTGTTTTGGAGCCTCTGTTGGAAAAGGAGGAAAAGGGGGGAATTGCTGCTATTCCATTGGTAAAAGTTGGAATCTTGATTATGGTCTGGTTTTCATTCTTTTTAGTGAATCTTCTTCGTGGAGATAGATATCGACAG AGTGTGATAGGTATCAAGCCTTGTGGCGTAAATTACTGGATTATATCATCAACTCAAATCCCTATAGCCATCATCTTCACGATATGGATATTGTTCAGAAGAGAAGGCTGCAATCAGAATCAGAATGCCAATCTGCAG GAAATGGATGTTAAAACTACCTGTGAATCTACACACAAGCTGACATTCCCAGTTATAGCCACACTAGCAGGGGTTCTTGGGGGAACTTATGGAATTGGAGGTGGAATGCTCATAAGTCCATTTCTTCTGCAAATCGGAATATCACCTCAG GTAACAGCAGCTACTTGTTCGTTCATGGTGTTTTTCTCGTCAATAATGTCAGCTGTTCAATACTTGATGCTGGGCATGGAACACGCATATAGCGCCCTCATCTACGCTATCATCTGCTTTGTCGCATCACTTGTCGGATTGATGGTAGTGCAGAAAGTGATTAGGAAACATGGGAGAGCCTCTTTGATTGTGTTCTCAGTGGGGATTGTGATGATTCTAAGCACCGTGCTTATGACCAGCTTTGGGGCTATTAATGTCTGGAAGGATTACAAAAGTGGGAGATACATGGGGTTCAAACCACCATGTTAA